The Humulus lupulus chromosome 3, drHumLupu1.1, whole genome shotgun sequence genome window below encodes:
- the LOC133825731 gene encoding type IV inositol polyphosphate 5-phosphatase 9 yields MWPRLVANKVLKKRLGSNNFVADFPISINSSSSSSSAESTTSSLPENTPSFDDHHTSLTLNTTIFNQHKLNVHNYKFFTSTWNVGGVEPHEDLNLEDWIDPSCDIYVFGFQEIVPLKASNVLGYSESSRIARKWNSLIREALNKKSSNSFDQKSFQCIISKQMVGILVSVWVRTSLGPFIKHQSVSCVGCGIMGCLGNKGAVSVRFQIHETSLCIVCSHLASGGRQGDEKYRNSNVTEVLSRTTFPRGALLDLPQKILDHDRVIWLGDLNYRISLPEARTRLLVDKGNWSALLENDQLRRELMDGQVFEGWHEGAIKFAPTYKYCVNSDAYFGIVNGTKGEKKRAPAWCDRIIWYGEGLKQHFYSRGESKLSDHKPVKALFSAEVCVLKTLGAIRGFFLSERFEQINRNIDHHHHHRRHHDISSDDDHFICNEKISLCQT; encoded by the exons ATGTGGCCTCGGTTAGTAGCTAACAAAGTCCTGAAGAAGAGACTGGGAAGCAACAATTTTGTGGCAGATTTTCCGATCAGCATtaactcatcatcatcatcatcatcagccGAGTCAACGACGTCGTCTTTGCCGGAAAACACTCCTAGCTTTGATGATCATCACACATCTTTAACTCTTAACACCACAATCTTCAATCAGCACAAGCTCAACGTCCATAACTACAA GTTCTTTACTAGTACATGGAACGTGGGTGGGGTGGAACCACATGAGGATTTGAATTTGGAGGATTGGATAGACCCGTCTTGTGACATCTATGTTTTTGG GTTTCAAGAAATTGTGCCTCTAAAAGCATCAAACGTTCTAGGATATTCAGAGAGCAGTAGAATTGCAAGGAAATGGAACAGTTTGATCAGAGAAGCATTGAACAAGAAA AGCAGTAATAGCTTTGACCAAAAGAGCTTCCAGTGTATCATAAGTAAACAGATGGTTGGGATTTTGGTGTCTGTTTGGGTCAGAACAAGTCTTGGTCCATTTATTAAGCACCAGAGTGTCTCATGCGTAGGCTGCGGCATCATGGGCTGCCTAGGAAATAAG GGTGCAGTGTCAGTGAGATTTCAGATACACGAAACGAGCTTATGCATTGTGTGTAGTCATCTGGCTTCTGGGGGCAGACAAGGAGATGAGAAATATAGAAACTCTAACGTGACAGAAGTTCTATCAAGAACAACTTTTCCCAGAGGTGCTTTGCTTGATTTGCCTCAGAAGATTCTGGACCACGA TCGGGTAATATGGCTTGGAGATTTGAATTATAGAATTTCTTTGCCTGAAGCAAGGACCCGTTTGTTAGTGGATAAAGGGAATTGGTCGGCCTTGCTAGAAAATGATcag CTGAGAAGAGAACTCATGGATGGCCAAGTATTTGAAGGGTGGCATGAAGGAGCTATAAAATTTGCTCCCACTTACAAATATTGTGTCAATTCTGATGCATATTTTGGAATTGTTAATGGCACTAAAGGTGAAAAGAAACGAGCCCCAGCATG GTGTGATCGTATAATTTGGTATGGAGAGGGATTAAAGCAACATTTTTACAGTAGAGGAGAATCAAAGTTGTCAGATCATAAGCCTGTCAAGGCATTGTTTTCAGCAGAAGTGTGCGTTTTGAAAACACTTGGAGCAATCCGTGGTTTCTTTCTATCAGAAAGGTTTGAACAAATTAACAGGAATATTgatcatcaccatcatcatcgTCGTCATCATGATATATCTTCCGACGATGATCATTTTATATGTAATGAAAAAATAAGTTTGTGTCAAACCTGa